A region of bacterium DNA encodes the following proteins:
- the ruvX gene encoding Holliday junction resolvase RuvX, which translates to MPRCFGLDWGEKRTGVAVSDDRGTLAVGYDVWPTPELLSRLARAVREEGVEQIVVGYPLTLRGEAGRKARQVDRFIGELERAGYLVRRWDERYSTQDASRALTQIGVSQKKQRGRVDMSAAVLILQSYLDSVLHNGENDRGG; encoded by the coding sequence GTGCCCCGGTGTTTCGGTCTCGACTGGGGCGAGAAACGCACCGGCGTCGCCGTCTCCGATGACCGCGGCACCCTCGCCGTCGGCTATGACGTCTGGCCGACGCCTGAGTTGTTGTCGCGCCTCGCGCGCGCCGTTCGAGAAGAGGGCGTGGAGCAAATCGTCGTCGGCTACCCGCTCACTCTCCGCGGCGAAGCTGGCCGCAAGGCCCGGCAGGTAGACCGCTTCATCGGTGAACTCGAGCGCGCCGGCTACCTCGTTCGGCGCTGGGACGAACGCTACTCGACGCAGGACGCCAGCCGCGCCCTGACCCAAATCGGCGTCTCCCAGAAAAAACAACGCGGTCGAGTGGACATGTCGGCCGCCGTCCTCATTTTGCAATCCTATCTCGATTCGGTCCTGCATAACGGAGAGAACGACCGTGGCGGATAA